A genomic window from Silene latifolia isolate original U9 population chromosome Y, ASM4854445v1, whole genome shotgun sequence includes:
- the LOC141631119 gene encoding uncharacterized protein LOC141631119, with product MTGPIIQGDSKGSSGSGKKIDTILPSSPLYLHPSDSPALSLTQIKFDGDNYELWADAIRNGLDAKNKLAFVQGTVARPETLPGEEETLEAVAWRQCNAMVKAWLRNAIEIRLHSSITFSGTVPEIWKELKERFSAGNAPRVHQLKAELNECKQGKDQSVIDYYTRLKSIWDELGNYSKTPNCTCGAATFFTKEREEEKVHQFLMGLDMVKYGHIHSNLLMEDDVTSLSRAYALVLREERHKAVTKGKEEVIEAAMAVQTTVGNTGDEQEEVKPPRCTFCKKPWHTEDKCFVKHGYPSRGRGRGRRGGRGQGRGGGRGNDYQSANAASTSDGDGQRNDLTTE from the coding sequence ATGACAGGACCTATTATTCAAGGAGACAGTAAAGGAAGCAGCGGCAGTGGCAAGAAAATCGACACAATCTTGCCGTCTTCCCCTTTGTACCTCCATCCGTCAGATAGTCCTGCCTTGTCATTAACACAAATCAAGTTTGATGGTGATAATTATGAACTTTGGGCCGACGCAATCCGCAATGGTCTTGACGCCAAAAATAAGTTGGCTTTTGTCCAAGGAACTGTTGCAAGACCAGAAACCTTACCCGGAGAAGAAGAAACCCTCGAAGCCGTAGCATGGCGTCAATGCAACGCCATGGTAAAAGCATGGCTGAGAAACGCCATTGAGATACGACTTCATTCAAGCATCACCTTTTCCGGTACGGTGCCTGAAATATGGAAGGAATTGAAGGAGAGATTTTCGGCTGGCAATGCACCGAGGGTTCATCAATTGAAGGCTGAACTTAACGAGTGCAAGCAAGGCAAGGATCAGTCAGTTATCGATTATTATACTCGACTCAAATCGATATGGGATGAGTTGGGTAATTACAGTAAAACGCCGAATTGTACATGTGGAGCAGCAACGTTCTTCACCAAGGAACGTGAAGAAGAGAAGGTCCATCAATTTCTGATGGGTCTTGACATGGTTAAATACGGACACATTCACTCGAACCTGCTCATGGAGGATGACGTGACTTCCCTAAGTAGAGCATATGCCCTGGTCTTGCGCGAGGAAAGGCATAAAGCTGTCACAAAGGGTAAGGAAGAGGTGATCGAAGCAGCAATGGCCGTTCAAACCACCGTGGGTAATACAGGCGATGAACAGGAGGAAGTGAAACCACCACGGTGCACGTTCTGCAAGAAGCCATGGCACACAGAGGACAAGTGTTTCGTCAAACACGGGTATCCCTCTAGAGGCCGAGGCCGTGGAAGAAGAGGAGGCCGTGGACAAGGTCGTGGTGGTGGTCGAGGCAATGACTACCAAAGTGCTAATGCTGCATCTACAAGTGACGGGGATGGCCAACGCAATGACTTAACAACTGAATAA